The window TTTTAAGTCAATCATCACGCCATCCGTATACTCAATCACTTTATTCCACCCTGCAGAAGCAAGGTGTCCATTACTGTCAATAAAGCAGGTTAAATGCTTGAGTTCCGGTGCCGCTTTAATCGCTTTAAACAATTCAATAATAAAGGGTAATTGTGTTGTTGCCTCTCCGCCACTGACGGTTACACCATTCAGGAAAGCAACATTTTTCTTTAAGTCATTGAGGGCATCATTAACACTTAATGATACGGTCATCGGGCTTGAATTCTTAGTGCACGTCTGCAAACAAGTATCGCAGAGCTGGCAAGCATCGCTATCCCATACCACCTTGCCGTTAACAAACGATAACCCATTGTGAGGACAGGTTAAAACACAGTCCCCACAATGGTCGCAGAGCGACATGGTATATGGATTATGGCAATTCAGACAACGTAAGTTGCAACCTTGCAAAAAAATAACATGTCGATTACCCGGCCCATCTACGCAGGAAAAAGGAATAACCTTATTCAGCGTAGCGCATCGATTGCTCATTGCTGATGACTCGCTGCTGACGGGCTGTAATTTTACAGTTCTTAGTCGCCTCTTCACCTAACCAGGTAGTATTGCTTCTAGAACCTTGCTCTTTATATTTCTCTATATCTGATAAACGCACCATATAGCCCGTAACGCGAACTAAATCATTACTTGCCACATTTGCAGTAAACTCACGCATTCCACAACTAAACGCCCCTTTACACAATTGCATTAGAGCTTGCGGGTTCTGCTTAATCGTCTCGTCGATGGTTAAAATGTCACTGATCCCAGACAAATAGTGTTTGTGATGGGGAGCTACCGCTTGAATGTGTGACACCGGGTCTGGCTCTTCACCGTATGGAATACGAGCCCCCGGTGTTGTCCCGATATCCGAGCTGATCCCTGATTGAGCATGGAGCATCGCTCTGCCTTTATAGCCATACTTAACGGGGGTCGTTTCAACAAAGTCAGCTAGCTGCTCGCTGATTTGATAAGACAATGGCAAGGCCGGTGAATTTGCCTGATACTGGCCTTTCATTCCGTCTTTTTCCATCAGGATGTTCACAGCTTCTGCTAAACCGTAAATACCAAACATAGGGGCAAAACGTTCAGGCTCAATTAACCCTTCTTGCACAAGAAAGCTGGTTTGGAAGAAATTAGACTCCTCAAATAAAAATGCGCTACGTGTTTCAATGAGTTCCATTTGTAACTCACAATATTTTTTCAATTGCACATTTAAAAAATCAGCTGAATTTTGACTACGTAATGCAACTTCACGTAAATTAATACGAACTAAAGTACTTCCCCCACCCGCAACGGGCAACGCATTATAACAACTGACAATACCGTAACCTTGTTCATCAAATGCCGCACTATGAATGATATCATTTGCAATATGCGGTTTACTGCATTCACAAATGCTTTCAATCGCTTGTAAGAAAAGTGACTCCGGTGTGCGCTGTGGATGATAAACAAATGTCAGATTAGGTGCGACTTGTTTCAGTTCTGCATCAATGCGTAAAATCAAGCGGCAAATAACGTTGTCATCCGGGCCAATATTGGCATGCATAAAGGCATCGGGCAGTGTTCGGTCTAACTGTATCCAAAACCTTTTTAACTTTGGATACAGCTGTTCTTCTGTCAACTCCCCCACATATGGCATGAGAAGTTTATCTAAATACCCTAAAAATACTGGGAAATTGGTTACCGACGGCACATGATGATACAAAATCATCAGATGATTAAGTGCGTCATCAAAATCCTCTGCGGGGGCTAATTCTAAGTATGCCGAACCTTGTTTGAGGTATTTTACGTAGTCAGGCAATACATAACGTGGCTTATACGGAGCATTTCCTTCATACATATCACAAATAACACGTTCATCTAACGCATCAGCAAGAGGCTGGCTCATTGCAAGATATGGAATATGGCTATCTGCCTCTGCCGCTAAAAAATTGGCTTTTTGTTTTGGTGATAATATTTTGTCTGTGGCGATAGCCAAGCATTTAGCTTGGTACTCAGTCAGTGGTTCTTGGCGTTTCATCATGGTGACGTTCCTTTTTTAGTTAGAAGCCAAGGTAATTCACAGCAATATATATGCCATAAACCTTTAAAGACTAGCTCCTAGCCGTGTTGACATACCGCAGCTTATACCTGCCGCCTATGTGATCCATTTCATCTCATTGAGACAAGTCATTATTTGATGTGCGTCATACTTTTTGGATTTGTTTGCACGCTATTTTTCATAAATGTCTGCTCTATCAACATGACTAGTCGCAATCACCTAGATAATAAAAAATATCTTTCTATTACATAACGTTAACTACAAAAATAATGAATGGCACTTTATTTTTCTTATTCTTTTAAAAATCCCTCTCGTCTTATCCAACCTGAAAATGAAGCACCTCGTCTATTATCAGCTACTTTAGGAGTATTAGCCTATTCAACAACTAATTTGATACGTTATTATTTAATCAGATAATCGGTTATCCCACATAAAAACAGGCAAAATTAAACGGTTCTAATATGACCAGCCAGTTATTATCCTTAATTATGTAATAAATACTGTTATATTATATGTATCTTAATTAAAATAATTCCGCTCAAAATTATAATAATAATGCTAATCTGATAATCATTAGCGAGCTAATCATCATTTTTATATCTGCGATACAGAACTGGATTTACAATGAGAGTTTATAAAAACATACAGTTGGCCGTAGGTGCATCGTTACTCATGAGCACCTCAATCTGCATATCATCGCCTGCCATTGCTCAAGAGCAATCGGAAAATTTATGGGATAAATTTAAAGGCAATGTCAGTACCACGTGGGACTCAGACAAATATGAGCTATACATTCCCGCGGTGACTTGGCACAACCGTGCAATGTACGACAAGAAAAAAACGGATGAATATAATGAGCGCCCTTGGGGTCTGGGCTTTGGTAAATATCGTTATGATGAAGATAATGACTGGCATGCTATCTATGCAATGGCATTCAAAGATTCACATAATGATTGGGAGCCAATTGCTGGTTATGCATTCCAAAAAATGTGGATCCCGGGAGATATTGATGGTTTCCGTATGGGAGCAGGCTTCACTCTGAGCGTCACTGCCCGTAAGGATATGTATTATATTCCGATCCCTGCACCACTCCCTCTGGTATCAGTGGAATATGATAGACTTTCACTGCAAGCCACTTACATTCCGGGGACTTATAATAACGGCAACGTATTATTCGCTTGGTTACGTTGGCAATGGTGACCTAGCCATCTCATGGCTATATAAAATTTCATGGCTGTATAAAAAGGCCGGTGGGAATACCCTACCGGCCTTTTTTATAAGAAAAAAATAAATTTAACTTAGTTGTTGGCTTTTAGCTAAATCTTGCTTTTTAGCCCCTGAGAATTGATACCCAACCCACAGAACAGCTACCCACAATGGCATAATTAATACCGAGATACGCAAACCGTCCATTGTCAGGATAATCCCTAAAATCAACAGTAAGAACGCTAAACACAAATAGTTTCCAAATGGATACCAAATGCTCTTAAATTTCGTTTCGACACCTTGTTTGTTCATTGCCGCTCTGAACTTCAAATTTGAAACACAAATCATAATCCAGTTTAAAACTAACGTCGTCACAACTAATGACATTAACAATTCGAAAGCTTTACCTTCCATCAAAAAGTTAATTAAAATACCACCAGACGTCGCAACACCTGAAACAAATAATGCCATGACTGGTACGCCACCTTTATTCACTTTTGCAAGAAATTTAGGTGCATTACTTTGTTGTGCCAAGCCATACAGCATGCGACTTGTCGCATAAGCTCCGCTGTTATACACAGACAATGCAGCGATTAAAATGACAACGTTCAACGAATTAGCAACCAGTAAGTCCCCTAATTCATGGAAAATTAAGACAAATGGGCTTGTTTCGCCGTCAAGATCAACCCATGGATACAAAGCTAACAGTACCGCTAACGAGCCAATATAAAAAATTAAGATACGGTATACAACTTGGTTAATCGCTTTTGGAATGCTTTTATCTGGGTCTTCTGCCTCTGCAGCTGTAATACCGACCAGCTCTAACCCCCCAAATGAAAACATAATAATTGCTAACGCCATTATTAGCCCATTAAAGCCATTAGCAAAGAAACCGCCGTGCTCCCATAAGTTACTCACTTTCGCTTGTGGGCCACCATGGCCGCTGAGTAATAAGTAGCAACCAAAAATAATCATCGCAACGACTGCAATAACTTTAATTAATGCAAACCAGAACTCAGTCTCACCATAAGAGCGTACATTAATCAAATTAACTGCATTTACCGCAATAAAAAACACCGCGGCAGAAACCCATATAGGGAGCTCAGGCCACCAATGTTGCATATATTTGCCTGCAGCGGTCAGTTCGGTCATCCCAACGAGAATAAACATGAACCAATAGTTCCACCCCGAAAGGAACCCTGCAAAACCACCCCAATACTTAAATGCAAAATGGCTAAACGAACCCGCCACAGGTTCCTGAACAATCATTTCGCCCAACTGACGCATAATCAGGAAAGCAATAAACCCACACAGCGCATAACCCAGTAAAACTGACGGCCCTGCCATTTGTATGGTTGTTGCTATTCCGAGGAATAACCCTGTACCAACAGCACCTCCCAATGCAATCAATTGGATATGCCTGTTTTTTAATCCCCGCTTTAGCGTCTGTTGCTGTTGCGCCATAACTTTACCCTTTTGTCCCCTTACTTGTTTTTTATCTTCCAAAATAATGATAATGACACAAGTTTATTTGAATTTTCTTATTAACACTACATTCTTCTGGTGCCGTTTTCAGCATTTTGTACGACCCCAAAACAGATGCTATTAATTATTTTTTTCATCACATAGCAAAATGATACCGCAGGATGGTTACCCCGATTCAATATCATGGATTGAGCATTAAAAAGCAAATTCAAAATGGTAACAAGTCAGTCACACGACAAATACCAAAAATAAAGTTTTCACCACCCTGATCACACAGGTTATCCATCGCTAAAAGATAGAAAAAAATACAAGCCAAAACTGCACTTACAGCAATAATTAA is drawn from Providencia huaxiensis and contains these coding sequences:
- a CDS encoding YjjW family glycine radical enzyme activase → MSNRCATLNKVIPFSCVDGPGNRHVIFLQGCNLRCLNCHNPYTMSLCDHCGDCVLTCPHNGLSFVNGKVVWDSDACQLCDTCLQTCTKNSSPMTVSLSVNDALNDLKKNVAFLNGVTVSGGEATTQLPFIIELFKAIKAAPELKHLTCFIDSNGHLASAGWNKVIEYTDGVMIDLKSWGDECALRLTGKDNQRVFQSVQFLAQAGKLYELRLLYIPQQTDYQEHIDKLADFLNKLPENTRIKINAFQQHGVKNEAANWPAATQTEVEAFAQQLQSRGVGNIHLPNVYL
- a CDS encoding YjjI family glycine radical enzyme is translated as MMKRQEPLTEYQAKCLAIATDKILSPKQKANFLAAEADSHIPYLAMSQPLADALDERVICDMYEGNAPYKPRYVLPDYVKYLKQGSAYLELAPAEDFDDALNHLMILYHHVPSVTNFPVFLGYLDKLLMPYVGELTEEQLYPKLKRFWIQLDRTLPDAFMHANIGPDDNVICRLILRIDAELKQVAPNLTFVYHPQRTPESLFLQAIESICECSKPHIANDIIHSAAFDEQGYGIVSCYNALPVAGGGSTLVRINLREVALRSQNSADFLNVQLKKYCELQMELIETRSAFLFEESNFFQTSFLVQEGLIEPERFAPMFGIYGLAEAVNILMEKDGMKGQYQANSPALPLSYQISEQLADFVETTPVKYGYKGRAMLHAQSGISSDIGTTPGARIPYGEEPDPVSHIQAVAPHHKHYLSGISDILTIDETIKQNPQALMQLCKGAFSCGMREFTANVASNDLVRVTGYMVRLSDIEKYKEQGSRSNTTWLGEEATKNCKITARQQRVISNEQSMRYAE
- the pagP gene encoding lipid IV(A) palmitoyltransferase PagP, yielding MRVYKNIQLAVGASLLMSTSICISSPAIAQEQSENLWDKFKGNVSTTWDSDKYELYIPAVTWHNRAMYDKKKTDEYNERPWGLGFGKYRYDEDNDWHAIYAMAFKDSHNDWEPIAGYAFQKMWIPGDIDGFRMGAGFTLSVTARKDMYYIPIPAPLPLVSVEYDRLSLQATYIPGTYNNGNVLFAWLRWQW
- a CDS encoding amino acid permease, yielding MAQQQQTLKRGLKNRHIQLIALGGAVGTGLFLGIATTIQMAGPSVLLGYALCGFIAFLIMRQLGEMIVQEPVAGSFSHFAFKYWGGFAGFLSGWNYWFMFILVGMTELTAAGKYMQHWWPELPIWVSAAVFFIAVNAVNLINVRSYGETEFWFALIKVIAVVAMIIFGCYLLLSGHGGPQAKVSNLWEHGGFFANGFNGLIMALAIIMFSFGGLELVGITAAEAEDPDKSIPKAINQVVYRILIFYIGSLAVLLALYPWVDLDGETSPFVLIFHELGDLLVANSLNVVILIAALSVYNSGAYATSRMLYGLAQQSNAPKFLAKVNKGGVPVMALFVSGVATSGGILINFLMEGKAFELLMSLVVTTLVLNWIMICVSNLKFRAAMNKQGVETKFKSIWYPFGNYLCLAFLLLILGIILTMDGLRISVLIMPLWVAVLWVGYQFSGAKKQDLAKSQQLS
- the mgrB gene encoding PhoP/PhoQ regulator MgrB, producing MFGRKLIIAVSAVLACIFFYLLAMDNLCDQGGENFIFGICRVTDLLPF